Proteins encoded by one window of Cloeon dipterum chromosome 4, ieCloDipt1.1, whole genome shotgun sequence:
- the LOC135942136 gene encoding phosphatidylinositol 4-phosphate 5-kinase type-1 gamma-like isoform X2: MASGANVGEVVDNGDSGEGTSSSTRKKPRESTGEESDEDEKEKERQDRLMSLDGTGAKPVGGALGIQRNKSERERKIGHRRVGVGGEITYKKIQTTQIMGSIQLGIQHAIGGLASKPERDLLMQDFMTVETTNFPSEGSNHTPAHHYSEFKFKTYAPIAFRYFRDLFGIQPDDFLISLCNSPLRELSNPGASGSIFYLTTDDEFIIKTVQHKEGEFLQKLLPGYYMNLNQNPRTLLPKFFGLYCYQCNSKNVRLVVMNNLLPSWVKMHQKYDLKGSTYKRKASKSERLKKSPTYKDLDFMEHHPDGIYLEADTYSALIKTIQRDCRVLESFKIMDYSLLVGIHNLDQATREKIEQKNEEKLAAEKSRAEKPAVDEEPAVSVAAPSGTSLNRSRSINRQRLVAHSTAMESIQAESEPIDEEDDVPPGGIPARNAKGERLLLYLGVIDILQSYRLQKKLEHTFKSIIHDGDTVSVHRPGFYAQRFQDFMAKTVFTKIQSLDLPAIKGNHRKFRTLVTSYIALKDMLALKHSPSKRKSLNQAQQPVSLVQRVLNANRAAQEDAGTFAAADNSPPSEEVKSPTESTASVAAATPAAAPSAAAVASTAPAAVSTADQGHHGASSQTTSKPASPVTPSPIPTSLYSESPMAAGSTCSSAHNYPAVLKDRPKSRVPPPVPPRSPNRGGGRHMAQHHLHQRPGGHTGSLHLSSEGYGSGTDENSSQSPRHVSISASHVLVSRSSAYHREDNIRIQRFRTLNQRTYSSVSEMTNKSSSLSVESAGSGHRSNITWTPPASVEGSTPTWTEGTPSFTESSSSGDLEGHFRGSFHSSSSRGSRSGRSSATGCPTTPARSLNHSRGGSEGGAQSVADDFDDLDDDAAEITHL, encoded by the exons ATGGCTTCCGGGGCAAACGTTGGGGAAGTTGTTGATAACGGGGACTCTGGCGAAGGGACGTCGAGCAGCACGAGGAAAAAGCCTAGAGAGTCGACTGGCGAGGAGAGCGACGAGGATG aaaaggaaaaggaaaggCAAGACAGACTCATGTCGTTGGACGGCACAGGAGCAAAACCTGTCGGTGGGGCACTGGGAATCCAAAGAAACAAGTCGGAGCGAGAGCGAAAGATTGGACATCGGAGAGTTGGCGTTGGCGGAGAAATCACGTACAAAAAA ATCCAAACGACGCAAATCATGGGTTCCATTCAGCTGGGGATCCAGCACGCGATTGGAGGACTGGCGTCCAAGCCAGAGCGTGATTTGCTCATGCAAGACTTTATGACTGTGGAAACCACTAATTTTCCAAGTGAAGGATCCAACCACACTCCGGCACACCATTATTCAGAATTTAAGTTCAAAACTTATGCCCCAATAGCGTTTAGATACTTTAGGGACTTGTTTGGCATCCAGCCAGACGactttttg ATATCCCTTTGTAATTCTCCATTGCGGGAGTTGTCAAATCCAGGTGCTAGCGGCAGTATTTTCTACCTCACCACCGATGATGAATTCATCATCAAAACTGTTCAACACAAAGAGGGCGAATTTCTGCAAAAACTCCTTCCTGGATATTACATG AATCTGAATCAGAATCCGCGGACACTGTTGCCAAAATTCTTTGGTCTTTACTGTTACCAAtgtaattctaaaaatgtccGGCTTGTAGTGATGAATAACTTGCTTCCATCGTGGGTAAAAATGCATCAGAAGTATGACTTGAAAGGGTCCACATACAAAAGAAAG GCTTCAAAGTCCGAGAGGTTAAAAAAGTCTCCAACCTACAAGGACCTTGACTTCATGGAGCACCACCCTGATGGGATCTACCTGGAGGCTGATACGTACAGCGCTCTGATAAAGACAATACAGAGGGACTGTCGGGTGCTTGAGAGTTTCAAAATCATGGATTACAGCTTACTAGTAGGCATTCACAACCTAGATCAAGCAACGAGAGAAAAGATT gaGCAGAAAAACGAAGAGAAACTCGCAGCTGAGAAGTCAAGGGCTGAGAAACCAGCGGTGGACGAAGAGCCTGCCGTGTCTGTGGCTGCTCCTAGTGGAACTTCTTTGAATAGAAGTAGATCCATTAATCGACAGAGACTGGTTGCCCATTCCACAGCTATGGAGAGTATTCAGGCTGAGAGTGAACCAATTGATGAAGAGGACGATGTACC GCCTGGCGGCATCCCAGCAAGAAACGCAAAGGGAGAACGGTTACTTTTGTATTTAGGCGTCATTGACATTCTTCAGAGCTATCGGCTACAAAAGAAACTGGAGCACACattcaaatcaataattcaCGACGGG GACACGGTCTCTGTCCATAGACCTGGCTTCTATGCGCAGAGATTCCAAGATTTCATGGCGAAAACTGTCTTCACCAAAATCCAGTCCC TGGACTTGCCTGCCATTAAGGGTAACCATCGCAAGTTCCGTACCCTCGTGACAAGCTATATAG CTTTAAAGGATATGTTAG CTTTGAAGCATTCCCCATCCAAGCGCAAGAGTCTGAACCAGGCGCAGCAGCCGGTCAGTTTGGTTCAGCGCGTGTTGAACGCAAACAGGGCAGCGCAGGAGGACGCCGGCACTTTCGCAGCCGCCGACAACTCTCCGCCGTCCGAAGAGGTCAAAAGTCCGACCGAGTCGACGGCCAGCGTGGCCGCAGCGACGCCCGCGGCAGCCCCCTCAGCCGCCGCTGTCGCATCCACAGCGCCCGCTGCCGTGTCCACTGCTGACCAAG GCCATCATGGTGCTTCAAGTCAGACCACAAGCAAGCCTG CGAGTCCAGTGACACCCAGTCCCATTCCGACCTCCCTGTACTCGGAGTCGCCGATGGCAGCCGGCTCAACGTGTTCGTCGGCGCACAACTACCCTGCCGTGCTGAAGGACCGCCCGAAGAGCCGCGTGCCGCCACCGGTGCCGCCGCGCTCGCCGAACCGTGGCGGCGGCCGCCACATGGCGCAGCACCACCTGCACCAACGGCCCGGAG GACATACTGGGAGTTTGCATCTTTCATCAGAAGGCTATGGGAGTGGGACGGATGAAAATAGTAGTCAATCACCTAGACACGTGTCGATATCCGCCAGTCACGTCCTCGTGTCAAGATCTTCAGCCTACCACCGAGAGGACAACATTAG GATACAGAGATTCCGCACGCTGAACCAACGAACCTATTCTAGTGTAAGCGAAATGACCAACAAGTCGTCCTCGCTGAGCGTCGAGTCAGCTGGCTCCGGCCATCGGTCCAACATCACGTGGACGCCACCCGCGTCCGTCGAAGGCAGCACCCCCACTTGGACTGAAGGCACCCCCTCGTTCACCGAGTCCTCCAGCAGTGGAGACCTTG AGGGCCACTTCCGCGGCAGTTTTCATTCGTCTTCGTCGAGAGGCTCTCGAAGTGGTCGGAGCAGTGCCACCG
- the LOC135942136 gene encoding phosphatidylinositol 4-phosphate 5-kinase type-1 alpha-like isoform X13, producing the protein MASGANVGEVVDNGDSGEGTSSSTRKKPRESTGEESDEDEKEKERQDRLMSLDGTGAKPVGGALGIQRNKSERERKIGHRRVGVGGEITYKKIQTTQIMGSIQLGIQHAIGGLASKPERDLLMQDFMTVETTNFPSEGSNHTPAHHYSEFKFKTYAPIAFRYFRDLFGIQPDDFLISLCNSPLRELSNPGASGSIFYLTTDDEFIIKTVQHKEGEFLQKLLPGYYMNLNQNPRTLLPKFFGLYCYQCNSKNVRLVVMNNLLPSWVKMHQKYDLKGSTYKRKASKSERLKKSPTYKDLDFMEHHPDGIYLEADTYSALIKTIQRDCRVLESFKIMDYSLLVGIHNLDQATREKIEQKNEEKLAAEKSRAEKPAVDEEPAVSVAAPSGTSLNRSRSINRQRLVAHSTAMESIQAESEPIDEEDDVPPGGIPARNAKGERLLLYLGVIDILQSYRLQKKLEHTFKSIIHDGDTVSVHRPGFYAQRFQDFMAKTVFTKIQSLDLPAIKGNHRKFRTLVTSYIALKDMLALKHSPSKRKSLNQAQQPVSLVQRVLNANRAAQEDAGTFAAADNSPPSEEVKSPTESTASVAAATPAAAPSAAAVASTAPAAVSTADQGHHGASSQTTSKPASPVTPSPIPTSLYSESPMAAGSTCSSAHNYPAVLKDRPKSRVPPPVPPRSPNRGGGRHMAQHHLHQRPGGHTGSLHLSSEGYGSGTDENSSQSPRHVSISASHVLVSRSSAYHREDNISYFSSSSYFRSSFLSA; encoded by the exons ATGGCTTCCGGGGCAAACGTTGGGGAAGTTGTTGATAACGGGGACTCTGGCGAAGGGACGTCGAGCAGCACGAGGAAAAAGCCTAGAGAGTCGACTGGCGAGGAGAGCGACGAGGATG aaaaggaaaaggaaaggCAAGACAGACTCATGTCGTTGGACGGCACAGGAGCAAAACCTGTCGGTGGGGCACTGGGAATCCAAAGAAACAAGTCGGAGCGAGAGCGAAAGATTGGACATCGGAGAGTTGGCGTTGGCGGAGAAATCACGTACAAAAAA ATCCAAACGACGCAAATCATGGGTTCCATTCAGCTGGGGATCCAGCACGCGATTGGAGGACTGGCGTCCAAGCCAGAGCGTGATTTGCTCATGCAAGACTTTATGACTGTGGAAACCACTAATTTTCCAAGTGAAGGATCCAACCACACTCCGGCACACCATTATTCAGAATTTAAGTTCAAAACTTATGCCCCAATAGCGTTTAGATACTTTAGGGACTTGTTTGGCATCCAGCCAGACGactttttg ATATCCCTTTGTAATTCTCCATTGCGGGAGTTGTCAAATCCAGGTGCTAGCGGCAGTATTTTCTACCTCACCACCGATGATGAATTCATCATCAAAACTGTTCAACACAAAGAGGGCGAATTTCTGCAAAAACTCCTTCCTGGATATTACATG AATCTGAATCAGAATCCGCGGACACTGTTGCCAAAATTCTTTGGTCTTTACTGTTACCAAtgtaattctaaaaatgtccGGCTTGTAGTGATGAATAACTTGCTTCCATCGTGGGTAAAAATGCATCAGAAGTATGACTTGAAAGGGTCCACATACAAAAGAAAG GCTTCAAAGTCCGAGAGGTTAAAAAAGTCTCCAACCTACAAGGACCTTGACTTCATGGAGCACCACCCTGATGGGATCTACCTGGAGGCTGATACGTACAGCGCTCTGATAAAGACAATACAGAGGGACTGTCGGGTGCTTGAGAGTTTCAAAATCATGGATTACAGCTTACTAGTAGGCATTCACAACCTAGATCAAGCAACGAGAGAAAAGATT gaGCAGAAAAACGAAGAGAAACTCGCAGCTGAGAAGTCAAGGGCTGAGAAACCAGCGGTGGACGAAGAGCCTGCCGTGTCTGTGGCTGCTCCTAGTGGAACTTCTTTGAATAGAAGTAGATCCATTAATCGACAGAGACTGGTTGCCCATTCCACAGCTATGGAGAGTATTCAGGCTGAGAGTGAACCAATTGATGAAGAGGACGATGTACC GCCTGGCGGCATCCCAGCAAGAAACGCAAAGGGAGAACGGTTACTTTTGTATTTAGGCGTCATTGACATTCTTCAGAGCTATCGGCTACAAAAGAAACTGGAGCACACattcaaatcaataattcaCGACGGG GACACGGTCTCTGTCCATAGACCTGGCTTCTATGCGCAGAGATTCCAAGATTTCATGGCGAAAACTGTCTTCACCAAAATCCAGTCCC TGGACTTGCCTGCCATTAAGGGTAACCATCGCAAGTTCCGTACCCTCGTGACAAGCTATATAG CTTTAAAGGATATGTTAG CTTTGAAGCATTCCCCATCCAAGCGCAAGAGTCTGAACCAGGCGCAGCAGCCGGTCAGTTTGGTTCAGCGCGTGTTGAACGCAAACAGGGCAGCGCAGGAGGACGCCGGCACTTTCGCAGCCGCCGACAACTCTCCGCCGTCCGAAGAGGTCAAAAGTCCGACCGAGTCGACGGCCAGCGTGGCCGCAGCGACGCCCGCGGCAGCCCCCTCAGCCGCCGCTGTCGCATCCACAGCGCCCGCTGCCGTGTCCACTGCTGACCAAG GCCATCATGGTGCTTCAAGTCAGACCACAAGCAAGCCTG CGAGTCCAGTGACACCCAGTCCCATTCCGACCTCCCTGTACTCGGAGTCGCCGATGGCAGCCGGCTCAACGTGTTCGTCGGCGCACAACTACCCTGCCGTGCTGAAGGACCGCCCGAAGAGCCGCGTGCCGCCACCGGTGCCGCCGCGCTCGCCGAACCGTGGCGGCGGCCGCCACATGGCGCAGCACCACCTGCACCAACGGCCCGGAG GACATACTGGGAGTTTGCATCTTTCATCAGAAGGCTATGGGAGTGGGACGGATGAAAATAGTAGTCAATCACCTAGACACGTGTCGATATCCGCCAGTCACGTCCTCGTGTCAAGATCTTCAGCCTACCACCGAGAGGACAACATTAG TTATTTCAGTTCTTCTTCTTACTTTCGCTCTTCATTTCTCTCCGCTTAA
- the LOC135942136 gene encoding phosphatidylinositol 4-phosphate 5-kinase type-1 gamma-like isoform X1, giving the protein MASGANVGEVVDNGDSGEGTSSSTRKKPRESTGEESDEDEKEKERQDRLMSLDGTGAKPVGGALGIQRNKSERERKIGHRRVGVGGEITYKKIQTTQIMGSIQLGIQHAIGGLASKPERDLLMQDFMTVETTNFPSEGSNHTPAHHYSEFKFKTYAPIAFRYFRDLFGIQPDDFLISLCNSPLRELSNPGASGSIFYLTTDDEFIIKTVQHKEGEFLQKLLPGYYMNLNQNPRTLLPKFFGLYCYQCNSKNVRLVVMNNLLPSWVKMHQKYDLKGSTYKRKASKSERLKKSPTYKDLDFMEHHPDGIYLEADTYSALIKTIQRDCRVLESFKIMDYSLLVGIHNLDQATREKIEQKNEEKLAAEKSRAEKPAVDEEPAVSVAAPSGTSLNRSRSINRQRLVAHSTAMESIQAESEPIDEEDDVPPGGIPARNAKGERLLLYLGVIDILQSYRLQKKLEHTFKSIIHDGDTVSVHRPGFYAQRFQDFMAKTVFTKIQSLDLPAIKGNHRKFRTLVTSYIALKDMLALKHSPSKRKSLNQAQQPVSLVQRVLNANRAAQEDAGTFAAADNSPPSEEVKSPTESTASVAAATPAAAPSAAAVASTAPAAVSTADQGHHGASSQTTSKPASPVTPSPIPTSLYSESPMAAGSTCSSAHNYPAVLKDRPKSRVPPPVPPRSPNRGGGRHMAQHHLHQRPGGHTGSLHLSSEGYGSGTDENSSQSPRHVSISASHVLVSRSSAYHREDNIRIQRFRTLNQRTYSSVSEMTNKSSSLSVESAGSGHRSNITWTPPASVEGSTPTWTEGTPSFTESSSSGDLEGHFRGSFHSSSSRGSRSGRSSATGCPTTPARSLNHSRGGSEGGAQSVADDFDDLDDDAAEIGFYRGRV; this is encoded by the exons ATGGCTTCCGGGGCAAACGTTGGGGAAGTTGTTGATAACGGGGACTCTGGCGAAGGGACGTCGAGCAGCACGAGGAAAAAGCCTAGAGAGTCGACTGGCGAGGAGAGCGACGAGGATG aaaaggaaaaggaaaggCAAGACAGACTCATGTCGTTGGACGGCACAGGAGCAAAACCTGTCGGTGGGGCACTGGGAATCCAAAGAAACAAGTCGGAGCGAGAGCGAAAGATTGGACATCGGAGAGTTGGCGTTGGCGGAGAAATCACGTACAAAAAA ATCCAAACGACGCAAATCATGGGTTCCATTCAGCTGGGGATCCAGCACGCGATTGGAGGACTGGCGTCCAAGCCAGAGCGTGATTTGCTCATGCAAGACTTTATGACTGTGGAAACCACTAATTTTCCAAGTGAAGGATCCAACCACACTCCGGCACACCATTATTCAGAATTTAAGTTCAAAACTTATGCCCCAATAGCGTTTAGATACTTTAGGGACTTGTTTGGCATCCAGCCAGACGactttttg ATATCCCTTTGTAATTCTCCATTGCGGGAGTTGTCAAATCCAGGTGCTAGCGGCAGTATTTTCTACCTCACCACCGATGATGAATTCATCATCAAAACTGTTCAACACAAAGAGGGCGAATTTCTGCAAAAACTCCTTCCTGGATATTACATG AATCTGAATCAGAATCCGCGGACACTGTTGCCAAAATTCTTTGGTCTTTACTGTTACCAAtgtaattctaaaaatgtccGGCTTGTAGTGATGAATAACTTGCTTCCATCGTGGGTAAAAATGCATCAGAAGTATGACTTGAAAGGGTCCACATACAAAAGAAAG GCTTCAAAGTCCGAGAGGTTAAAAAAGTCTCCAACCTACAAGGACCTTGACTTCATGGAGCACCACCCTGATGGGATCTACCTGGAGGCTGATACGTACAGCGCTCTGATAAAGACAATACAGAGGGACTGTCGGGTGCTTGAGAGTTTCAAAATCATGGATTACAGCTTACTAGTAGGCATTCACAACCTAGATCAAGCAACGAGAGAAAAGATT gaGCAGAAAAACGAAGAGAAACTCGCAGCTGAGAAGTCAAGGGCTGAGAAACCAGCGGTGGACGAAGAGCCTGCCGTGTCTGTGGCTGCTCCTAGTGGAACTTCTTTGAATAGAAGTAGATCCATTAATCGACAGAGACTGGTTGCCCATTCCACAGCTATGGAGAGTATTCAGGCTGAGAGTGAACCAATTGATGAAGAGGACGATGTACC GCCTGGCGGCATCCCAGCAAGAAACGCAAAGGGAGAACGGTTACTTTTGTATTTAGGCGTCATTGACATTCTTCAGAGCTATCGGCTACAAAAGAAACTGGAGCACACattcaaatcaataattcaCGACGGG GACACGGTCTCTGTCCATAGACCTGGCTTCTATGCGCAGAGATTCCAAGATTTCATGGCGAAAACTGTCTTCACCAAAATCCAGTCCC TGGACTTGCCTGCCATTAAGGGTAACCATCGCAAGTTCCGTACCCTCGTGACAAGCTATATAG CTTTAAAGGATATGTTAG CTTTGAAGCATTCCCCATCCAAGCGCAAGAGTCTGAACCAGGCGCAGCAGCCGGTCAGTTTGGTTCAGCGCGTGTTGAACGCAAACAGGGCAGCGCAGGAGGACGCCGGCACTTTCGCAGCCGCCGACAACTCTCCGCCGTCCGAAGAGGTCAAAAGTCCGACCGAGTCGACGGCCAGCGTGGCCGCAGCGACGCCCGCGGCAGCCCCCTCAGCCGCCGCTGTCGCATCCACAGCGCCCGCTGCCGTGTCCACTGCTGACCAAG GCCATCATGGTGCTTCAAGTCAGACCACAAGCAAGCCTG CGAGTCCAGTGACACCCAGTCCCATTCCGACCTCCCTGTACTCGGAGTCGCCGATGGCAGCCGGCTCAACGTGTTCGTCGGCGCACAACTACCCTGCCGTGCTGAAGGACCGCCCGAAGAGCCGCGTGCCGCCACCGGTGCCGCCGCGCTCGCCGAACCGTGGCGGCGGCCGCCACATGGCGCAGCACCACCTGCACCAACGGCCCGGAG GACATACTGGGAGTTTGCATCTTTCATCAGAAGGCTATGGGAGTGGGACGGATGAAAATAGTAGTCAATCACCTAGACACGTGTCGATATCCGCCAGTCACGTCCTCGTGTCAAGATCTTCAGCCTACCACCGAGAGGACAACATTAG GATACAGAGATTCCGCACGCTGAACCAACGAACCTATTCTAGTGTAAGCGAAATGACCAACAAGTCGTCCTCGCTGAGCGTCGAGTCAGCTGGCTCCGGCCATCGGTCCAACATCACGTGGACGCCACCCGCGTCCGTCGAAGGCAGCACCCCCACTTGGACTGAAGGCACCCCCTCGTTCACCGAGTCCTCCAGCAGTGGAGACCTTG AGGGCCACTTCCGCGGCAGTTTTCATTCGTCTTCGTCGAGAGGCTCTCGAAGTGGTCGGAGCAGTGCCACCG
- the LOC135942136 gene encoding phosphatidylinositol 4-phosphate 5-kinase type-1 gamma-like isoform X6, with protein sequence MASGANVGEVVDNGDSGEGTSSSTRKKPRESTGEESDEDEKEKERQDRLMSLDGTGAKPVGGALGIQRNKSERERKIGHRRVGVGGEITYKKIQTTQIMGSIQLGIQHAIGGLASKPERDLLMQDFMTVETTNFPSEGSNHTPAHHYSEFKFKTYAPIAFRYFRDLFGIQPDDFLISLCNSPLRELSNPGASGSIFYLTTDDEFIIKTVQHKEGEFLQKLLPGYYMNLNQNPRTLLPKFFGLYCYQCNSKNVRLVVMNNLLPSWVKMHQKYDLKGSTYKRKASKSERLKKSPTYKDLDFMEHHPDGIYLEADTYSALIKTIQRDCRVLESFKIMDYSLLVGIHNLDQATREKIEQKNEEKLAAEKSRAEKPAVDEEPAVSVAAPSGTSLNRSRSINRQRLVAHSTAMESIQAESEPIDEEDDVPPGGIPARNAKGERLLLYLGVIDILQSYRLQKKLEHTFKSIIHDGDTVSVHRPGFYAQRFQDFMAKTVFTKIQSLDLPAIKGNHRKFRTLVTSYIALKDMLALKHSPSKRKSLNQAQQPVSLVQRVLNANRAAQEDAGTFAAADNSPPSEEVKSPTESTASVAAATPAAAPSAAAVASTAPAAVSTADQGHHGASSQTTSKPASPVTPSPIPTSLYSESPMAAGSTCSSAHNYPAVLKDRPKSRVPPPVPPRSPNRGGGRHMAQHHLHQRPGGHTGSLHLSSEGYGSGTDENSSQSPRHVSISASHVLVSRSSAYHREDNIRIQRFRTLNQRTYSSVSEMTNKSSSLSVESAGSGHRSNITWTPPASVEGSTPTWTEGTPSFTESSSSGDLEGHFRGSFHSSSSRGSRSGRSSATGTSGVFPNTLCSPVVSDNSTTPSM encoded by the exons ATGGCTTCCGGGGCAAACGTTGGGGAAGTTGTTGATAACGGGGACTCTGGCGAAGGGACGTCGAGCAGCACGAGGAAAAAGCCTAGAGAGTCGACTGGCGAGGAGAGCGACGAGGATG aaaaggaaaaggaaaggCAAGACAGACTCATGTCGTTGGACGGCACAGGAGCAAAACCTGTCGGTGGGGCACTGGGAATCCAAAGAAACAAGTCGGAGCGAGAGCGAAAGATTGGACATCGGAGAGTTGGCGTTGGCGGAGAAATCACGTACAAAAAA ATCCAAACGACGCAAATCATGGGTTCCATTCAGCTGGGGATCCAGCACGCGATTGGAGGACTGGCGTCCAAGCCAGAGCGTGATTTGCTCATGCAAGACTTTATGACTGTGGAAACCACTAATTTTCCAAGTGAAGGATCCAACCACACTCCGGCACACCATTATTCAGAATTTAAGTTCAAAACTTATGCCCCAATAGCGTTTAGATACTTTAGGGACTTGTTTGGCATCCAGCCAGACGactttttg ATATCCCTTTGTAATTCTCCATTGCGGGAGTTGTCAAATCCAGGTGCTAGCGGCAGTATTTTCTACCTCACCACCGATGATGAATTCATCATCAAAACTGTTCAACACAAAGAGGGCGAATTTCTGCAAAAACTCCTTCCTGGATATTACATG AATCTGAATCAGAATCCGCGGACACTGTTGCCAAAATTCTTTGGTCTTTACTGTTACCAAtgtaattctaaaaatgtccGGCTTGTAGTGATGAATAACTTGCTTCCATCGTGGGTAAAAATGCATCAGAAGTATGACTTGAAAGGGTCCACATACAAAAGAAAG GCTTCAAAGTCCGAGAGGTTAAAAAAGTCTCCAACCTACAAGGACCTTGACTTCATGGAGCACCACCCTGATGGGATCTACCTGGAGGCTGATACGTACAGCGCTCTGATAAAGACAATACAGAGGGACTGTCGGGTGCTTGAGAGTTTCAAAATCATGGATTACAGCTTACTAGTAGGCATTCACAACCTAGATCAAGCAACGAGAGAAAAGATT gaGCAGAAAAACGAAGAGAAACTCGCAGCTGAGAAGTCAAGGGCTGAGAAACCAGCGGTGGACGAAGAGCCTGCCGTGTCTGTGGCTGCTCCTAGTGGAACTTCTTTGAATAGAAGTAGATCCATTAATCGACAGAGACTGGTTGCCCATTCCACAGCTATGGAGAGTATTCAGGCTGAGAGTGAACCAATTGATGAAGAGGACGATGTACC GCCTGGCGGCATCCCAGCAAGAAACGCAAAGGGAGAACGGTTACTTTTGTATTTAGGCGTCATTGACATTCTTCAGAGCTATCGGCTACAAAAGAAACTGGAGCACACattcaaatcaataattcaCGACGGG GACACGGTCTCTGTCCATAGACCTGGCTTCTATGCGCAGAGATTCCAAGATTTCATGGCGAAAACTGTCTTCACCAAAATCCAGTCCC TGGACTTGCCTGCCATTAAGGGTAACCATCGCAAGTTCCGTACCCTCGTGACAAGCTATATAG CTTTAAAGGATATGTTAG CTTTGAAGCATTCCCCATCCAAGCGCAAGAGTCTGAACCAGGCGCAGCAGCCGGTCAGTTTGGTTCAGCGCGTGTTGAACGCAAACAGGGCAGCGCAGGAGGACGCCGGCACTTTCGCAGCCGCCGACAACTCTCCGCCGTCCGAAGAGGTCAAAAGTCCGACCGAGTCGACGGCCAGCGTGGCCGCAGCGACGCCCGCGGCAGCCCCCTCAGCCGCCGCTGTCGCATCCACAGCGCCCGCTGCCGTGTCCACTGCTGACCAAG GCCATCATGGTGCTTCAAGTCAGACCACAAGCAAGCCTG CGAGTCCAGTGACACCCAGTCCCATTCCGACCTCCCTGTACTCGGAGTCGCCGATGGCAGCCGGCTCAACGTGTTCGTCGGCGCACAACTACCCTGCCGTGCTGAAGGACCGCCCGAAGAGCCGCGTGCCGCCACCGGTGCCGCCGCGCTCGCCGAACCGTGGCGGCGGCCGCCACATGGCGCAGCACCACCTGCACCAACGGCCCGGAG GACATACTGGGAGTTTGCATCTTTCATCAGAAGGCTATGGGAGTGGGACGGATGAAAATAGTAGTCAATCACCTAGACACGTGTCGATATCCGCCAGTCACGTCCTCGTGTCAAGATCTTCAGCCTACCACCGAGAGGACAACATTAG GATACAGAGATTCCGCACGCTGAACCAACGAACCTATTCTAGTGTAAGCGAAATGACCAACAAGTCGTCCTCGCTGAGCGTCGAGTCAGCTGGCTCCGGCCATCGGTCCAACATCACGTGGACGCCACCCGCGTCCGTCGAAGGCAGCACCCCCACTTGGACTGAAGGCACCCCCTCGTTCACCGAGTCCTCCAGCAGTGGAGACCTTG AGGGCCACTTCCGCGGCAGTTTTCATTCGTCTTCGTCGAGAGGCTCTCGAAGTGGTCGGAGCAGTGCCACCGGTACTTCTGGGGTCTTCCCTAACACTCTCTGCAGCCCAGTTGTATCAGATAACTCGACAACCCCCTCTATGTAG